From one Streptomyces sp. N50 genomic stretch:
- a CDS encoding ABC transporter ATP-binding protein, which yields MSTEHTAPVLEVTDLDVHFGLRRRRRQALNRVSLSIAPGETVGIIGETGSGKSTLARTVLGLVRASSGSIVIDGEEVSAYGHRQWRALRRRGVIQYVFQDPLRSLDPDVTVEASLAEPLLIQGVSRQEAATRVRAFLDRVRLSAELLDRLPGELSGGQRQRVAVARALVTEPRHVILDEPVSALDSANRVQILQILKELRADGVALVFISHDLGSVAGVADRIAVLYQGELVEAGATADVINQPRHPYTRLLVRSAPTLHSAAADRAEREALRALLHA from the coding sequence ATGAGCACCGAGCACACCGCCCCTGTCCTTGAGGTCACCGACCTGGACGTGCACTTCGGCCTCCGCCGGCGCCGCCGCCAGGCCCTGAACCGGGTCTCCCTGAGCATCGCCCCGGGCGAGACCGTCGGCATCATCGGCGAGACCGGCTCCGGCAAGTCGACGCTCGCGCGGACCGTACTCGGCCTGGTGCGCGCCTCGTCCGGGTCGATCGTGATCGACGGCGAGGAGGTGAGCGCCTACGGCCATCGGCAGTGGCGTGCGCTGCGGCGCCGGGGCGTGATCCAGTACGTCTTCCAGGACCCGCTGCGCAGTCTCGACCCGGACGTGACGGTCGAGGCGTCCCTGGCCGAACCCCTGCTCATCCAGGGCGTGTCCAGGCAGGAGGCGGCGACCCGAGTGCGCGCCTTTCTCGACCGGGTACGACTCTCCGCCGAGCTGCTCGACCGGCTGCCGGGCGAGTTGTCCGGCGGTCAGCGTCAACGGGTCGCGGTGGCACGGGCGTTGGTGACCGAGCCGCGGCACGTCATCCTGGACGAGCCGGTCAGCGCGCTCGACTCCGCCAACCGCGTGCAGATCCTCCAGATCCTCAAGGAACTCCGCGCCGACGGGGTCGCCCTCGTCTTCATCTCCCACGACCTCGGGTCCGTCGCCGGGGTCGCCGACCGCATCGCCGTGCTGTACCAGGGCGAGTTGGTCGAGGCCGGCGCCACCGCCGACGTCATCAACCAGCCCCGACACCCGTACACGCGCCTGCTCGTCCGCTCCGCACCCACTCTGCACAGCGCTGCGGCGGACCGGGCCGAACGCGAGGCCCTGCGCGCCCTCCTGCACGCCTGA
- a CDS encoding ABC transporter ATP-binding protein encodes MASLSTKVLTQPAASNAPEPVRPATLPSTPVLSVRDVRISDRAAGQEIVHGVDFTLTPGKAVGIVGESGSGKTLTCRATLGILPAHFEVTGGSIEIDGQDISGLSPAQWTALRGATISAVFQDPASYLNPSIRVGAQIAEVLKVKKGLKRREARRQAIDLLHAVRLRDPELVYTQYTYELSGGMLQRVLIAAAIAADPRILIADEATTALDVTVQAEILDLLADLRERTGLALVLVSHDLAVVAQLCDEVLVMRQGEVVEQGPTHEVLHNPRHEYTRLLIAEHEQYGLDKFLAAEVTKVAEEEA; translated from the coding sequence ATGGCCAGTCTCTCCACGAAGGTCCTGACCCAACCCGCGGCCTCGAACGCGCCGGAACCCGTCCGCCCGGCGACCCTCCCGTCGACGCCGGTCCTGTCCGTACGCGACGTGCGCATCAGCGACCGGGCAGCCGGCCAGGAGATCGTCCACGGCGTCGACTTCACGCTCACACCGGGCAAGGCCGTCGGCATCGTCGGCGAGTCCGGCAGCGGCAAGACCCTCACCTGCCGGGCCACCCTGGGCATCCTGCCCGCGCACTTCGAGGTGACCGGCGGCTCGATCGAGATCGACGGCCAGGACATCTCCGGTCTCTCGCCGGCGCAGTGGACGGCACTTCGCGGCGCCACGATCAGCGCGGTCTTCCAGGATCCGGCGTCGTATCTCAACCCCTCGATCCGCGTCGGCGCGCAGATCGCCGAGGTCCTCAAGGTGAAGAAGGGCCTGAAGCGACGCGAGGCACGCCGCCAGGCGATCGACCTGCTCCACGCGGTGCGGCTGCGCGACCCGGAGCTGGTCTACACCCAGTACACCTACGAACTCTCCGGCGGCATGCTCCAACGCGTCCTCATCGCCGCCGCGATCGCCGCCGACCCGCGCATCCTCATCGCCGACGAGGCCACCACCGCACTCGACGTCACCGTCCAGGCGGAGATCCTCGACCTGCTGGCCGACCTGCGCGAACGCACCGGCCTCGCCCTCGTCCTGGTCTCGCACGACCTGGCCGTCGTCGCCCAGCTCTGCGACGAGGTGCTCGTCATGCGGCAGGGTGAGGTGGTCGAACAGGGCCCGACGCACGAGGTGTTGCACAACCCGCGGCACGAGTACACCCGGCTGCTGATCGCCGAGCACGAGCAGTACGGCCTGGACAAGTTCCTCGCGGCAGAGGTCACCAAGGTCGCGGAGGAGGAAGCATGA
- a CDS encoding ABC transporter permease, whose translation MVRRVLSLTSGRIALVILTVIALLAVLGPFIAPDNPLATSSDTLADASGAHWLGTDYLGRDVLSRLLDGSRVSVLGSLEVALTALGVGAVPGILSVYFGRVFEWVTLRLTDTLVALPFLLFAVAVVALLGNGITQAMLVTGVLVSPLFYRVARAATLAVARSPYVEAALISGASIGWVVRRHVWVKVLPPIAVALAQTIGVGFVIVSTLTFLGIGVQPPAPTWGGLLASDLGYLTQKPWAPVVPALLIMVTVWACNLLADAIRDVSGEAGRALVNNRKARANRQAETDSDLAHVHAGGA comes from the coding sequence ATGGTGCGCCGCGTGCTCTCCCTGACGTCCGGCCGGATCGCCCTGGTGATCCTGACCGTGATCGCCCTGCTCGCCGTCCTCGGGCCGTTCATCGCGCCCGACAACCCGCTGGCCACCAGCTCCGACACGCTCGCCGACGCGTCGGGCGCGCACTGGCTCGGCACCGACTACCTCGGCCGCGATGTGCTCAGCCGGTTGCTCGACGGGTCCCGGGTCAGCGTGCTCGGCTCGCTCGAAGTCGCCCTCACCGCACTGGGAGTCGGGGCCGTTCCGGGCATTCTCTCGGTGTACTTCGGCCGGGTCTTCGAGTGGGTCACCCTCCGGCTGACCGACACGCTGGTCGCCCTGCCCTTCCTGCTGTTCGCCGTCGCCGTGGTCGCGCTGCTGGGCAACGGGATCACGCAGGCGATGCTGGTGACGGGCGTGCTGGTGTCCCCGCTGTTCTACCGGGTGGCCCGTGCCGCGACGCTGGCGGTGGCCCGATCGCCGTACGTGGAGGCCGCGTTGATCTCCGGGGCGTCGATCGGGTGGGTCGTCCGGCGGCACGTCTGGGTCAAGGTGCTGCCGCCGATCGCGGTGGCCCTCGCGCAGACCATCGGCGTCGGCTTCGTCATCGTCTCGACGCTGACCTTCCTGGGGATCGGGGTCCAGCCGCCCGCACCCACCTGGGGCGGGCTGCTCGCATCGGACCTCGGCTACCTCACCCAGAAGCCGTGGGCGCCGGTGGTCCCCGCCCTGCTGATCATGGTCACCGTCTGGGCCTGCAACCTCCTCGCCGACGCCATCCGCGACGTCTCCGGCGAGGCGGGCCGCGCCCTCGTCAACAACCGCAAGGCGCGCGCCAATCGCCAGGCCGAGACCGACTCCGACCTCGCTCACGTTCACGCCGGAGGTGCGTGA
- a CDS encoding ABC transporter permease, translating into MTTTEAPATPPDVRHRVATTGTRHTAGRVLVTLARSIAIFVPVFLVATFVTFALRSLSGLSPARIQLGEEATPEAVARVEAHWGLNRPFLVQYVDWLGGVLHGQLGTSWTNGADISTLIGLGLGVSLSVAVFALIIGVVAGFGLGTLAALRRTTWIDRAITGFVTVISVMPAFVVGIVLVAVFAVGLHVFPSAGYVPAAQGVGPWLAHITLPAVALSFDVVADVARQLRTSLIAAYRENYVTGAVVRGLGPRRIFFGHVLRNGLGPALATLGLKFPTLVGASVVTEWIFGLQGFGRFANDSAQAGDVPAVQGVLVVSIVLVVVFNLIVNLVLARVTPASQRGV; encoded by the coding sequence ATGACGACGACGGAGGCACCGGCCACACCGCCCGACGTCCGTCACCGGGTCGCCACGACCGGGACGCGGCACACCGCGGGCCGCGTCCTGGTCACCCTCGCCCGGTCGATCGCGATCTTCGTGCCCGTGTTCCTGGTCGCGACGTTCGTGACGTTCGCGCTGCGGTCGCTGAGCGGGCTCAGCCCGGCGCGGATCCAGCTGGGCGAGGAAGCAACTCCCGAGGCGGTAGCGAGAGTTGAAGCGCACTGGGGCCTCAACCGGCCCTTCCTCGTCCAGTACGTGGACTGGCTGGGCGGGGTCCTGCACGGGCAGCTCGGCACCAGCTGGACCAACGGCGCCGACATCTCCACCCTGATCGGCCTCGGCCTGGGTGTGAGTCTGTCGGTGGCGGTCTTCGCGCTGATCATCGGCGTGGTCGCGGGCTTCGGCCTCGGCACGCTCGCCGCGCTGCGCCGTACGACCTGGATCGACCGGGCGATCACGGGCTTCGTCACGGTGATCTCGGTGATGCCGGCCTTCGTCGTCGGCATCGTGCTGGTGGCGGTGTTCGCGGTCGGCCTGCATGTGTTCCCGTCCGCCGGTTACGTCCCGGCGGCGCAGGGGGTCGGGCCCTGGCTCGCCCATATCACCCTGCCCGCCGTCGCGTTGAGCTTCGACGTCGTCGCCGACGTCGCCCGTCAGCTCCGTACGAGTCTCATCGCGGCCTATCGCGAGAACTACGTGACGGGCGCGGTCGTACGGGGACTCGGTCCACGCCGGATCTTCTTCGGGCATGTGCTGCGCAACGGGCTCGGCCCGGCGCTCGCGACGCTCGGCCTGAAGTTCCCCACGCTGGTCGGCGCCTCCGTCGTCACCGAGTGGATCTTCGGACTCCAGGGCTTCGGCCGGTTCGCGAACGACTCCGCGCAGGCCGGTGACGTACCGGCCGTGCAAGGGGTCCTCGTCGTGTCGATCGTCCTGGTCGTCGTCTTCAACCTGATCGTCAACCTGGTGCTGGCGCGTGTGACGCCGGCGTCCCAGCGGGGGGTGTGA
- a CDS encoding ABC transporter substrate-binding protein: protein MSGRLTPRSRRAAFRPGRLRAAALGTALATVLVPALSACGGDASTAGGSATLKWASSYFPAHWDPVVSGSGAQFRELGLVYASLTRTDATGKAVPDLAKSWEYNAKGDQITFHLRSGLKFSDGTPVDAAAVKAAIVRAQKQKNSALFGDLTSIKSVDANGLDAVLHLSQVDYQIPQLLGERVLQIASPKAAASPTKLDQSPVGAGPFIVTQLVPGTKVLLKKNPDYWDAKDIHIDNVELTSAPDAATVVSGLQTGVYNFADIAPSQAEAAKKAGLDVFVQPGFNASNISLNVNKAPFNNAKVVDAVRYAINRQEFVDKLTFGYGSVTNQPFPKGYVAYDPQSANDYAYDPAKAKQLLSEAGYKAGQIKLDLVIPAEDPSAEIVQAQLAKVGITVDIKVDKNWATPFFAKNLTLSIYGTTGRDSAAQTLTAHFGPNGPLNLSTPYEPSGFEAAIAKVRQTPLDSPDYAKVLQAATRAGLQSKALVFTYSSPNLIAKSKSISALPKNPAHIDWTGVTIGAN, encoded by the coding sequence ATGTCCGGACGACTCACGCCCCGCAGCCGTCGGGCGGCCTTCCGCCCCGGCAGACTGCGCGCCGCCGCCCTGGGTACCGCCCTCGCCACCGTGCTCGTCCCCGCCCTCAGCGCCTGCGGCGGCGACGCCTCGACGGCCGGCGGCAGCGCCACGCTGAAGTGGGCCTCCTCCTACTTCCCCGCCCACTGGGACCCGGTCGTCAGCGGCAGTGGCGCCCAGTTCCGCGAACTCGGCCTGGTCTACGCCTCGTTGACCCGCACGGACGCGACCGGCAAGGCCGTGCCCGACCTGGCCAAGAGCTGGGAGTACAACGCCAAGGGCGACCAGATCACCTTCCACCTGCGCTCCGGCCTCAAGTTCAGCGACGGTACGCCGGTCGACGCCGCCGCCGTGAAGGCCGCCATCGTGCGCGCCCAGAAGCAGAAGAACTCGGCGCTCTTCGGCGACCTCACCTCGATCAAGTCGGTGGACGCCAATGGGCTGGACGCGGTGCTCCACCTCAGCCAGGTCGACTACCAGATCCCTCAACTCCTCGGCGAGCGCGTGCTCCAGATCGCCAGCCCGAAGGCGGCCGCGTCCCCGACGAAGCTGGACCAGAGCCCGGTCGGCGCGGGCCCGTTCATCGTCACGCAGCTCGTCCCGGGCACCAAGGTCCTCCTGAAGAAGAACCCCGACTACTGGGACGCCAAGGACATCCACATCGACAACGTGGAGCTGACCTCGGCCCCCGACGCGGCGACGGTCGTCTCCGGACTCCAGACCGGCGTCTACAACTTCGCCGACATCGCGCCCAGTCAGGCCGAGGCCGCCAAGAAGGCCGGACTCGACGTCTTCGTACAGCCCGGCTTCAACGCCTCCAACATCAGCCTCAACGTCAACAAGGCGCCGTTCAACAACGCCAAGGTCGTCGACGCGGTCCGGTACGCGATCAACCGCCAGGAGTTCGTGGACAAGCTGACCTTCGGCTACGGCTCGGTCACCAACCAGCCGTTCCCCAAGGGGTATGTGGCCTACGACCCGCAGTCCGCGAACGACTACGCCTACGACCCGGCGAAGGCCAAGCAGCTGCTCTCCGAGGCCGGTTACAAGGCGGGCCAGATCAAGCTCGACCTGGTCATCCCGGCGGAAGACCCCTCGGCGGAGATCGTCCAGGCGCAGTTGGCGAAGGTCGGCATCACGGTCGACATCAAGGTCGACAAGAACTGGGCCACCCCGTTCTTCGCGAAGAACCTGACGCTCTCCATCTACGGGACGACGGGGCGTGACTCCGCCGCACAGACCCTCACCGCGCACTTCGGCCCGAACGGCCCGCTCAACCTCAGTACGCCGTACGAGCCTTCGGGCTTCGAGGCGGCCATCGCCAAGGTGCGCCAGACCCCGCTGGACTCGCCCGACTACGCGAAGGTCCTCCAGGCGGCGACCCGGGCCGGTCTGCAGAGCAAGGCGCTGGTCTTCACGTACTCCTCGCCCAACCTCATCGCCAAGAGCAAGTCCATCTCCGCCCTGCCCAAGAACCCGGCCCACATCGACTGGACCGGCGTGACCATCGGCGCGAACTGA
- a CDS encoding DsbA family protein, with product MTAPDQHPAQAADVLEVVEYTDPLCPWAWGSEPAFRRLRAAFAGQVRWRRAYCILFDHDDDPAPDPAAETAWYARYVEDISAHTHAPRARRLSRVAASSWPASLVARAAEAQGADVADRVLRRLRESVFVLGEPADTPGSALSVVFGVPGLDAGRLATDAASVDVLESVRADRAEARRPVDDVLSVRADSPHPGAAKETPDGQLRYALPTLLLRTAAGHRVVPGWRPYEEYVSAVAELSPALLPAPTALGPAEALARYRTLTEPERTSLTDGGPWPPAGAVRVDTGNGPLWLHPEEAAAHPAVAPVPSSRP from the coding sequence ATGACGGCCCCGGACCAGCACCCCGCCCAGGCCGCCGACGTCCTCGAAGTCGTCGAGTACACCGACCCCTTGTGTCCCTGGGCCTGGGGATCCGAACCGGCCTTCCGCCGGCTGCGCGCGGCCTTCGCCGGGCAGGTCCGCTGGCGCCGCGCGTACTGCATCCTCTTCGACCACGACGACGACCCCGCACCCGACCCCGCCGCGGAAACCGCCTGGTACGCGCGCTACGTCGAGGACATCAGCGCCCACACCCACGCCCCGCGGGCACGTCGCCTGAGCCGCGTGGCCGCGAGTTCCTGGCCGGCCTCGCTGGTCGCCAGGGCGGCCGAGGCGCAGGGTGCCGACGTGGCGGACCGGGTGCTACGGCGGCTGCGGGAGAGCGTGTTCGTGCTCGGCGAGCCCGCGGACACCCCCGGGTCGGCGCTGTCGGTGGTGTTCGGCGTACCCGGTCTCGACGCCGGTCGGCTCGCGACGGACGCGGCGTCGGTCGACGTACTGGAGAGCGTGCGGGCCGACCGTGCCGAGGCGCGCAGGCCGGTCGACGACGTGCTGTCGGTGCGCGCCGACTCGCCCCATCCCGGCGCCGCCAAGGAGACTCCGGACGGCCAACTCCGGTACGCGCTGCCGACGTTGCTCCTGCGCACCGCCGCCGGGCACCGCGTCGTACCGGGCTGGCGGCCGTACGAGGAGTACGTCTCCGCCGTCGCCGAACTCAGTCCCGCGCTGCTCCCCGCACCCACCGCGCTGGGCCCGGCGGAGGCGCTCGCGCGGTACCGGACCCTGACCGAACCCGAGCGCACGTCGCTTACCGACGGCGGTCCGTGGCCCCCGGCCGGTGCCGTCCGGGTCGACACCGGCAACGGGCCGCTGTGGCTGCACCCGGAGGAGGCCGCGGCACATCCCGCCGTGGCCCCCGTCCCTTCCTCCCGCCCCTGA
- a CDS encoding Rrf2 family transcriptional regulator has translation MHISAKADYATRALLELAREPARPLTCEAIASSQQIPFRFLKSVVGELRRAGLVRSQRGCEGGYWLGRPADEITLLDVSRAVDGELITLRGEPLAGLDYPGPATGLPGVWRRIEAEAAAVLSGTNLATLLPAGAGQQHVPDGQLTRQGAA, from the coding sequence ATGCATATCTCCGCGAAGGCGGACTACGCCACGCGGGCTCTGCTGGAGCTCGCCCGCGAACCTGCCCGTCCGCTCACGTGCGAGGCGATCGCCTCCTCGCAGCAGATCCCGTTCCGGTTCCTGAAGTCCGTGGTGGGCGAGTTGCGCAGAGCCGGCCTGGTCCGCAGCCAGCGTGGCTGCGAAGGCGGGTACTGGCTGGGCCGGCCCGCCGACGAGATCACGCTCCTGGACGTCTCCCGGGCCGTGGACGGCGAGCTGATCACCCTGCGCGGTGAACCGCTGGCCGGACTCGACTACCCCGGCCCCGCCACCGGTCTGCCCGGGGTGTGGCGCCGGATCGAGGCCGAGGCCGCCGCCGTCCTGAGCGGCACGAACCTGGCCACCCTGCTGCCCGCCGGCGCCGGACAACAGCACGTGCCGGACGGGCAGTTGACCCGCCAGGGAGCCGCATGA
- a CDS encoding cupin domain-containing protein, producing the protein MSEPLTTPGEGFHPHLHDAAGQSTAPLRSRLHHVRADALDGDTAQSGGMRRFAAVSGKTVGSEKLWMGQTHVAPSTSSSDHHHGESETAIYVVSGHPEFVFLDDTGSEPEEVRLRTSPGDYIFVPPFVPHREENPDPADEAVVVIARSTQEAIVVNLPGLYVLGAGED; encoded by the coding sequence ATGAGCGAGCCGCTGACAACCCCCGGCGAAGGTTTCCACCCCCATCTCCACGACGCCGCAGGGCAGTCCACCGCCCCCCTGCGCAGCCGCCTGCACCACGTCCGCGCCGACGCCCTCGACGGCGACACGGCGCAGAGCGGCGGCATGCGCCGATTCGCCGCGGTGAGCGGGAAGACCGTCGGCTCCGAGAAACTCTGGATGGGCCAGACCCACGTGGCACCCTCGACGTCGTCCTCCGACCATCACCACGGTGAGTCCGAGACCGCCATCTACGTGGTGAGCGGACACCCCGAGTTCGTCTTCCTCGACGACACCGGCTCGGAACCGGAAGAGGTACGTCTGCGCACCTCCCCCGGGGACTACATCTTCGTCCCGCCGTTCGTACCGCACCGGGAGGAGAACCCGGACCCTGCCGACGAGGCCGTGGTGGTGATCGCCCGCAGCACGCAGGAGGCGATCGTGGTGAACCTTCCGGGGCTGTATGTGCTGGGCGCGGGCGAGGACTGA
- a CDS encoding TOPRIM nucleotidyl transferase/hydrolase domain-containing protein — translation MTDMEAFREAVTAWATGGPGDSARELAASLPVRTAVLLEGPSDVAAVDALAASRGRDLAAEGVCVLSIGGAMSVGHYARLLGPPGLGLRLTGLCDEAERPYYARGFARAGAGEQSFFVCAADLEDELIRVLGVTRVEELVRAEGDQRALTTFLRQPAQRGRDPRQQFRRFLGTKKGRKIHYGRVLTEALDPEHVPAPLAGLLAGV, via the coding sequence ATGACTGACATGGAGGCGTTCCGGGAAGCGGTCACCGCATGGGCGACGGGCGGTCCCGGCGACTCCGCGCGCGAACTGGCCGCAAGTCTGCCCGTCCGGACGGCCGTCCTGCTAGAAGGGCCCAGCGACGTCGCGGCGGTCGACGCGCTGGCGGCCAGCCGCGGCCGGGACCTGGCAGCCGAAGGGGTCTGCGTCCTGTCGATCGGCGGCGCGATGAGCGTCGGTCACTACGCCCGGCTCCTCGGCCCGCCCGGACTGGGCCTGCGCCTCACGGGACTGTGCGACGAGGCGGAACGCCCCTACTACGCCCGGGGTTTCGCCCGCGCCGGCGCGGGCGAGCAGAGCTTCTTCGTCTGCGCCGCGGACCTGGAGGACGAGTTGATCCGCGTCCTGGGCGTGACCCGGGTCGAGGAACTCGTCCGCGCCGAGGGCGACCAGCGCGCCCTGACCACCTTCCTGCGCCAGCCCGCCCAGCGAGGCCGTGACCCGCGGCAGCAGTTCAGACGCTTCCTCGGCACGAAGAAGGGCCGCAAGATCCACTACGGCCGCGTCCTCACCGAGGCCCTCGACCCCGAACACGTCCCGGCACCGCTGGCCGGTCTGCTCGCCGGGGTCTGA
- a CDS encoding class I SAM-dependent methyltransferase produces the protein MSDPDSQIPYWDAAAATKTFTHPLRPPWLEGLSRRAAILDYGCGYGRTLAELQQHGFADLTGADTSPAMIERARHLHPTLHFTTLDAPPAWPSPGAAFDAVLLFAVLTCVPADEAQLRLITELHRILKPGGILYLSDLLLQDDERNRRRYDRYATRCATYGVFETDDGAVCRHHSRAWLTTLLSGFETLTTRTIAVPTMNGHESTGIQILARKPVVPSTAVSAR, from the coding sequence GTGTCCGACCCTGACAGCCAGATTCCCTACTGGGACGCGGCCGCGGCAACGAAGACCTTCACCCATCCCCTCCGCCCGCCCTGGCTGGAGGGGCTCAGCAGACGCGCCGCGATTCTCGACTACGGATGCGGCTACGGCCGCACCCTGGCGGAACTCCAACAGCACGGCTTCGCCGACCTGACGGGCGCCGACACCTCACCGGCCATGATCGAACGAGCCCGACACCTGCACCCCACCCTGCATTTCACCACCCTGGACGCACCACCGGCATGGCCCTCCCCGGGCGCCGCCTTCGACGCGGTGCTGCTCTTCGCCGTGCTGACCTGTGTCCCCGCCGACGAGGCCCAACTCCGCCTGATCACCGAGCTGCACCGCATCCTCAAGCCCGGCGGAATCCTCTACCTCAGCGACCTGCTTCTCCAGGACGACGAACGCAATCGCCGCCGCTACGACCGCTACGCCACCCGCTGTGCCACCTACGGCGTGTTCGAGACCGATGACGGTGCCGTCTGCCGCCACCACTCCCGCGCATGGCTCACCACCCTGCTGAGCGGCTTCGAGACCCTCACGACCCGGACCATCGCGGTGCCCACGATGAACGGACATGAGTCGACGGGCATCCAGATCCTCGCCCGCAAACCCGTCGTGCCATCAACTGCCGTGTCTGCGCGGTGA